A DNA window from Hordeum vulgare subsp. vulgare chromosome 1H, MorexV3_pseudomolecules_assembly, whole genome shotgun sequence contains the following coding sequences:
- the LOC123450541 gene encoding 7-deoxyloganetin glucosyltransferase-like: METKKPHAVCVPLPTQGHVTPLLMLAKLLHLKGFHITFVHTEYNHRRLVRSRGPEAVEGLPDFRFATIPDGLPPSDADATQDPASICYSTMTTCLPHLKKLLRELNGTGAAGVPPVTCVVADNVTSFSVDAAAELGVPCALFWTASAAGYMGYCNFRFLMDKGIAPLKDEAQRRNGYLETPVPDAPGMSQRMRLRDFPSFICTTDRGDVMQNFLLHEVERTGRAAAVIVNTLDELERPALDAMRAVLPPTCRVYTIGPLHLLQQEQLLPGIRASLWREDRSCLEWLDGREPGSVVYVNFGSITTMSGEELVEFAWGLANSGHPFLWIVRKDLLAAKKDDDAAVRLPPEFVEATKGRCLLASWCEQEAVLQHPALGVFLTHCGWNSTFVAISAGLPMLCWPFFAEQQTNSRYACLDDEWGVGLEVGDEVRREVVESRIRAAMGGDDDGGNRLRRKAAEWKEMSARAAAGRSMANLDSLINDVLMQPPPKPAIPDSSSPCLEYEWNTSGLSL, translated from the exons ATGGAGACGAAGAAGCCTCACGCGGTGTGCGTGCCGTTACCGACGCAAGGGCACGTGACGCCGTTGCTGATGCTGGCGAAGCTCCTCCACCTCAAGGGCTTCCACATCACCTTCGTCCACACGGAATACAACCATCGGCGTCTGGTCCGGTCGAGGGGCCCCGAAGCCGTGGAGGGCCTCCCGGACTTCCGCTTTGCCACCATCCCCGACGGGCTGCCGCCGTCGGACGCCGACGCCACGCAGGACCCGGCGTCCATCTGCTACTCCACAATGACCACCTGCCTTCCCCACTTGAAGAAGTTGCTGCGGGAGCTCAACGGCACGGGGGCGGCCGGGGTGCCGCCGGTGACGTGCGTCGTGGCGGACAACGTGACGAGCTTCAGCGTCGAcgcggcggcggagctcggggTCCCCTGCGCGCTCTTCTGGACCGCCAGCGCCGCCGGTTACATGGGCTACTGCAACTTCCGGTTCCTCATGGACAAGGGCATCGCTCCCCTCAAAG ACGAAGCGCAGCGGAGGAATGGATACCTGGAGACGCCGGTGCCGGATGCTCCCGGGATGAGCCAGCGCATGCGCCTCCGGGACTTCCCCTCCTTCATCTGCACCACGGACCGCGGCGACGTGATGCAGAACTTCTTGCTGCACGAGGTGGAGCGGACGGGCCGCGCCGCCGCAGTCATCGTCAACACCTTGGACGAGCTGGAGCGGCCGGCGCTGGACGCCATGCGCGCCGTCCTGCCGCCCACATGCAGGGTCTACACAATCGGCCCGCTCCACCTCCTGCAACAGGAGCAGCTGCTCCCTGGGATACGCGCCAGCCTCTGGCGAGAGGACCGCTCCTGCCTCGAGTGGCTGGACGGCAGGGAGCCCGGGTCCGTGGTGTACGTCAACTTTGGGAGCATCACCACCATGTCCGGCGAGGAGCTGGTGGAGTTCGCGTGGGGCCTGGCCAACTCCGGCCACCCCTTCCTGTGGATCGTGAGGAAGGACCTGCTGGCGGCGAAGAAGGACGACGACGCCGCCGTGCGGCTGCCTCCCGAGTTCGTGGAGGCCACCAAGGGCAGGTGCCTCCTGGCGAGCTGGTGCGAGCAGGAGGCGGTGCTGCAGCACCCGGCGCTCGGCGTCTTCCTCACACACTGCGGCTGGAACTCCACCTTTGTGGCCATCAGCGCCGGGCTGCCCATGCTCTGCTGGCCATTCTTCGCCGAGCAGCAGACCAACTCCCGCTACGCGTGCCTCGACGATGAGTGGGGCGTCGGATTGGAGGTCGGCGATGAGGTTCGACGCGAGGTGGTGGAGTCCAGGATAAGGGCGGCCAtggggggcgacgacgacggtggcAACAGGTTGAGGCGCAAGGCGGCCGAGTGGAAGGAGATGAGCGCCCGTGCTGCTGCTGGCAGGTCCATGGCCAACCTTGACAGCCTCATCAACGATGTTCTCATGCAACCTCCCCCCAAGCCGGCaattccagattcatcatcaccaTGCTTGGAATATGAATGGAATACATCAGGTCTTTCCCTTTAA